The following proteins are co-located in the Procambarus clarkii isolate CNS0578487 chromosome 4, FALCON_Pclarkii_2.0, whole genome shotgun sequence genome:
- the LOC123749825 gene encoding transcriptional repressor CTCF isoform X2 has product MEGSQGGETISDIHNYLDTFNKEIQTGDQTPTADVARVFVDASGQYFYQNVDGSQQQVVVVSSDGTDGSEGEGGGADGSVMLNGEEDSLHDDGDSLSQGQVALGEDGTLQVIPGMEQGEGNNQVVLNTGDNNQIVTIVPSSTNPGEVSYVLIVEQSGDTDKDDTVYDFNEADEGLSYESGDEDDKKMMRIIHKKSQTVTQAHMCNYCNYTSPKRYLLSRHMKSHSEERPHKCSVCERGFKTLASLQNHVNTHTGIKPHRCKFCESTFTTSGELVRHVRYIHTHEKPHKCPDCDYASVELSKLKRHMRCHSGERPYQCPHCTYASPDTFKLKRHLRIHTGEKPYECEICHARFTQSNSLKAHRLIHTGNKPVYACELCPTTCGRKTDLRIHVQKLHTSDKPLKCKKCGKAFPDRYTFKQHNKSHEGEKCFKCDLCPYASTSARHLESHMLVHTEQKPYQCDQCDQAFRQKQLLKRHQNLYHNPEYIPPMPREKTQECPECGKAFRHKGNLIRHMAIHDPDASAQEKAQALKIGRQKRLQLINGQQVEMYTGDVDEDEIMAVEGQDGNQYVVLEVIQLQDGEGHVMMSDGIAVTDGTLDGSGVLSSSPLMGPETITGDTIGLVSESSLLELQHKKTELKTEISEEAKKEAQKEMETCFGFDDEDEGQIHLEFGE; this is encoded by the exons ATGGAAGGGAGCCAAGGAGGGGAAACGATAAGTGACATACATAATTACCTCGACACGTTCAATAAGGAGATCCAGACTGGAGATCAAACACCTACAG CCGATGTTGCTCGAGTATTTGTAGATGCATCTGGTCAATACTTTTACCAAAATGTTGATGGgagccagcagcaggtggtggtggtgtcgtctGATGGAACAGATGGCTCAGAGGGGGAAGGTGGCGGTGCTGATGGTTCTGTTATgttgaatggtgaggaggactctCTCCATGAC GATGGGGACAGTTTGTCACAAGGGCAGGTGGCACTTGGCGAGGATGGCACTCTGCAGGTCATTCCTGGCATGGAACAGGGTGAAGGCAACAATCAGGTGGTTCTTAATACAG GAGACAACAATCAAATAGTAACTATTGTTCCTTCATCAACTAATCCTGGTGAAGTCAGTTATGTTTTGATCGTTGAACAGTCTGGTGATACTGACAAAGATGATACTGTGTATGATTTTAACGAAGCGGATGAAGGCCTAAGTTAT GAATCTGGGGATGAAGATGACAAGAAAATGATGCGTATCATTCATAAAAAATCACAAACAGTTACTCAAGCCCATATGTGCAACTATTGTAATTATACCAGTCCAAAAAG ATACTTGCTCTCAAGACACATGAAGTCTCACAGTGAAGAACGGCCGCATAAATGTTCAGTCTGTGAAAGAGGGTTCAAAACTTTAGCGTCTCTTCAAAATCACGTTAATACACACACAGGCATCAAACCCCATAGATGCAAGTTTTGTGAAAGCACCTTTACAACATCCG GTGAGCTTGTTCGGCATGTTCGCTACATCCATACCCACGAAAAGCCGCACAAATGTCCAGACTGTGATTATGCTAGTGTGGAACTTAGCAAGTTGAAACGGCACATGCGCTGTCATTCTGGAGAGAGACCCTATCAGTGTCCACATTGTACCTATGCTAGTCCCGACACATTTAAGCTGAAGCGACATTTAAGGATTCACACCGGAGAAAAACCTTACGAGTGCGAGATCTGTCATGCCCGTTTTACGCAATCCAATTCTTTGAAGGCCCACAGGTTAATACATACAG GGAACAAGCCGGTATATGCCTGTGAGCTATGCCCGACGACGTGTGGACGGAAGACTGACCTCAGAATACACGTACAGAAGCTCCATACCTCGGACAAACCCTTGAAGTGCAAGAAATGTGGCAAGGCCTTCCCAGATAG ATACACCTTCAAACAGCACAACAAGTCTCATGAAGGAGAAAAGTGTTTTAAGTGTGATCTGTGTCCTTACGCTTCAACTTCTGCAAGACATCTAGAGTCCCACATGCTTGTACATACTGAACAGAAGCCTTACCAATGTGATCAGTGTGACCAG GCCTTCCGTCAGAAGCAGCTGCTGAAGCGACACCAAAAcctgtaccacaacccagaatacATCCCACCCATGCCCAGAGAAAAGACGCAAGAATGTCCAGAATGTGGCAAGGCATTTAGACATAAAG GTAACCTCATTAGACATATGGCTATCCATGATCCCGATGCTTCAGCACAAGAAAAGGCACAAGCACTCAAAATTGGAAGACAAAAAAGATTACAACTTATTAATGGTCAACAG GTGGAGATGTACACTGGTGACGTTGATGAGGATGAGATAATGGCCGTAGAGGGTCAGGACGGCAACCAGTATGTCGTCCTGGAGGTGATACAGCTTCAG GATGGCGAAGGTCACGTGATGATGTCTGATGGTATTGCTGTCACTGATGGTACGCTTGATGGCTCAGGGGTGTTGAGCTCCTCACCTCTTATGGGCCCAGAAACAATAACTGGAGATACTATAG GTTTAGTTTCCGAGTCTTCTCTTTTGGAGCTTCAGCACAAGAAAACCGAATTAAAAACGGAAATTAGTGAAGAGGCCAAGAAGGAGGCTCAGAAGGAGATGGAGACATGCTTTGGCTTTGAC
- the LOC123749825 gene encoding transcriptional repressor CTCF isoform X1 has product MSWHLRQRMEGSQGGETISDIHNYLDTFNKEIQTGDQTPTADVARVFVDASGQYFYQNVDGSQQQVVVVSSDGTDGSEGEGGGADGSVMLNGEEDSLHDDGDSLSQGQVALGEDGTLQVIPGMEQGEGNNQVVLNTGDNNQIVTIVPSSTNPGEVSYVLIVEQSGDTDKDDTVYDFNEADEGLSYESGDEDDKKMMRIIHKKSQTVTQAHMCNYCNYTSPKRYLLSRHMKSHSEERPHKCSVCERGFKTLASLQNHVNTHTGIKPHRCKFCESTFTTSGELVRHVRYIHTHEKPHKCPDCDYASVELSKLKRHMRCHSGERPYQCPHCTYASPDTFKLKRHLRIHTGEKPYECEICHARFTQSNSLKAHRLIHTGNKPVYACELCPTTCGRKTDLRIHVQKLHTSDKPLKCKKCGKAFPDRYTFKQHNKSHEGEKCFKCDLCPYASTSARHLESHMLVHTEQKPYQCDQCDQAFRQKQLLKRHQNLYHNPEYIPPMPREKTQECPECGKAFRHKGNLIRHMAIHDPDASAQEKAQALKIGRQKRLQLINGQQVEMYTGDVDEDEIMAVEGQDGNQYVVLEVIQLQDGEGHVMMSDGIAVTDGTLDGSGVLSSSPLMGPETITGDTIGLVSESSLLELQHKKTELKTEISEEAKKEAQKEMETCFGFDDEDEGQIHLEFGE; this is encoded by the exons atgtcttggcatttacggcaacG GATGGAAGGGAGCCAAGGAGGGGAAACGATAAGTGACATACATAATTACCTCGACACGTTCAATAAGGAGATCCAGACTGGAGATCAAACACCTACAG CCGATGTTGCTCGAGTATTTGTAGATGCATCTGGTCAATACTTTTACCAAAATGTTGATGGgagccagcagcaggtggtggtggtgtcgtctGATGGAACAGATGGCTCAGAGGGGGAAGGTGGCGGTGCTGATGGTTCTGTTATgttgaatggtgaggaggactctCTCCATGAC GATGGGGACAGTTTGTCACAAGGGCAGGTGGCACTTGGCGAGGATGGCACTCTGCAGGTCATTCCTGGCATGGAACAGGGTGAAGGCAACAATCAGGTGGTTCTTAATACAG GAGACAACAATCAAATAGTAACTATTGTTCCTTCATCAACTAATCCTGGTGAAGTCAGTTATGTTTTGATCGTTGAACAGTCTGGTGATACTGACAAAGATGATACTGTGTATGATTTTAACGAAGCGGATGAAGGCCTAAGTTAT GAATCTGGGGATGAAGATGACAAGAAAATGATGCGTATCATTCATAAAAAATCACAAACAGTTACTCAAGCCCATATGTGCAACTATTGTAATTATACCAGTCCAAAAAG ATACTTGCTCTCAAGACACATGAAGTCTCACAGTGAAGAACGGCCGCATAAATGTTCAGTCTGTGAAAGAGGGTTCAAAACTTTAGCGTCTCTTCAAAATCACGTTAATACACACACAGGCATCAAACCCCATAGATGCAAGTTTTGTGAAAGCACCTTTACAACATCCG GTGAGCTTGTTCGGCATGTTCGCTACATCCATACCCACGAAAAGCCGCACAAATGTCCAGACTGTGATTATGCTAGTGTGGAACTTAGCAAGTTGAAACGGCACATGCGCTGTCATTCTGGAGAGAGACCCTATCAGTGTCCACATTGTACCTATGCTAGTCCCGACACATTTAAGCTGAAGCGACATTTAAGGATTCACACCGGAGAAAAACCTTACGAGTGCGAGATCTGTCATGCCCGTTTTACGCAATCCAATTCTTTGAAGGCCCACAGGTTAATACATACAG GGAACAAGCCGGTATATGCCTGTGAGCTATGCCCGACGACGTGTGGACGGAAGACTGACCTCAGAATACACGTACAGAAGCTCCATACCTCGGACAAACCCTTGAAGTGCAAGAAATGTGGCAAGGCCTTCCCAGATAG ATACACCTTCAAACAGCACAACAAGTCTCATGAAGGAGAAAAGTGTTTTAAGTGTGATCTGTGTCCTTACGCTTCAACTTCTGCAAGACATCTAGAGTCCCACATGCTTGTACATACTGAACAGAAGCCTTACCAATGTGATCAGTGTGACCAG GCCTTCCGTCAGAAGCAGCTGCTGAAGCGACACCAAAAcctgtaccacaacccagaatacATCCCACCCATGCCCAGAGAAAAGACGCAAGAATGTCCAGAATGTGGCAAGGCATTTAGACATAAAG GTAACCTCATTAGACATATGGCTATCCATGATCCCGATGCTTCAGCACAAGAAAAGGCACAAGCACTCAAAATTGGAAGACAAAAAAGATTACAACTTATTAATGGTCAACAG GTGGAGATGTACACTGGTGACGTTGATGAGGATGAGATAATGGCCGTAGAGGGTCAGGACGGCAACCAGTATGTCGTCCTGGAGGTGATACAGCTTCAG GATGGCGAAGGTCACGTGATGATGTCTGATGGTATTGCTGTCACTGATGGTACGCTTGATGGCTCAGGGGTGTTGAGCTCCTCACCTCTTATGGGCCCAGAAACAATAACTGGAGATACTATAG GTTTAGTTTCCGAGTCTTCTCTTTTGGAGCTTCAGCACAAGAAAACCGAATTAAAAACGGAAATTAGTGAAGAGGCCAAGAAGGAGGCTCAGAAGGAGATGGAGACATGCTTTGGCTTTGAC